In a single window of the Anaerotruncus rubiinfantis genome:
- a CDS encoding 3'-5' exonuclease — MSATAGVLNAQQSLAAENKTDHILLLAGAGTGKTSTLAWRVANLLTANAAKPEEILCLTFTNRACKEMVERIEKIAGAPARAVTVRTIHSFCAWLLRQTPGSFTDIGCDFTVCDTDDAREVIREVVYTVTGRELADRPATILQNFIGLVKDCQLAHPAGGISGAAVEALTVRRAETERICVDAQYQFDPKFYAFLAKYGASIVRLYNEKLLQNNTLDFSDLLIRASLTLSDPQTKVLWRGRYRYIHIDEVQDVSIAEYELLQKLCGNAVILLAGDFNQTIYQWRGSNPDALLNRFTAEYHPLVIEFTVNYRSSGQLLAVAQNFLYTAFGKGIPGGPGISSPTCTDVTVRSFDTLPEEVDWIYRELQKLDLTDYSRAAIITRTNKACNEVCNLLKTGRPGEGKPVPFMLADEFRLFKRAESKDALACLSVIANPRDSESLKRILVRLLPGVGAATVNAVISRYKEGLGVALADFVDPRTQRTGDFFAPLIEALDAGKVVVFDVESTGTDVYADDIVQMAAVRLAPDGAVAARFERYLRPSRPVGESERVHGFSDAFLAERGDDPADALGAFLDFTDGCVIVGHNVGFDMAITQNNLRRRAVRRPFANVWYDTLDLSRRFLKDLPDHKLATVSAALGAAHDPTHDAMDDILATADVLTALILRYLIPRTEARRACYAQYIGRFAQAFAIFREVAEKLDGLDLPGLFFLVRERFGLDKAYADDPEKRSSLELLADYAADCVQPGVPLPQQIANLLELSALTAGELSQRSRTGNKVPVITAHQSKGCEFDYVFLPVLQEGVFPTFQAVRSGDVTEEKRVFYVSITRAKRKLFLSYARYGLGNSPAKPSRFLEMLG; from the coding sequence ATGAGCGCGACCGCCGGAGTGCTGAACGCCCAACAGTCGCTCGCCGCCGAAAACAAAACCGACCACATCCTGCTGCTCGCGGGCGCGGGCACCGGCAAAACCTCCACTCTCGCCTGGAGAGTGGCAAACCTGCTCACCGCAAACGCCGCAAAGCCGGAAGAGATCCTCTGTCTCACCTTCACCAACCGCGCCTGCAAGGAGATGGTCGAAAGGATCGAAAAGATCGCGGGCGCCCCTGCGCGCGCGGTCACGGTGCGCACCATCCACAGCTTCTGCGCCTGGCTGCTGCGCCAGACGCCGGGAAGCTTCACCGATATTGGCTGCGATTTCACCGTTTGCGACACCGACGACGCGCGCGAGGTGATCCGGGAGGTGGTCTACACCGTGACCGGTCGGGAACTGGCCGACCGGCCCGCAACGATCCTGCAAAACTTCATCGGGCTTGTGAAGGACTGCCAGCTCGCGCATCCGGCGGGCGGGATTTCCGGCGCGGCGGTCGAGGCGCTCACCGTGCGGCGCGCCGAAACAGAGCGCATCTGCGTCGACGCGCAGTACCAGTTCGACCCGAAATTTTATGCTTTTCTCGCCAAATATGGGGCATCGATTGTTCGGCTTTATAATGAAAAGCTCCTGCAAAACAACACCCTCGACTTTTCCGACCTGCTTATCCGCGCCAGCCTGACCCTTTCTGATCCACAGACGAAGGTTCTTTGGCGCGGGCGTTATCGGTACATCCATATCGACGAAGTGCAGGATGTGAGTATTGCGGAATATGAGCTGCTCCAGAAGCTCTGCGGCAATGCCGTTATCCTGCTTGCGGGAGACTTCAACCAGACGATCTATCAATGGCGCGGCTCGAATCCCGACGCGCTCCTGAACCGCTTCACCGCTGAATATCACCCGCTTGTGATCGAATTTACCGTCAACTACCGCAGCAGCGGGCAGCTGCTCGCCGTCGCGCAGAATTTCCTCTACACCGCCTTCGGCAAAGGGATTCCCGGCGGGCCGGGGATTTCCTCCCCCACCTGCACCGATGTGACGGTCCGGTCGTTCGACACGCTGCCCGAAGAGGTCGACTGGATCTACAGGGAACTGCAAAAGCTCGATTTGACCGACTATTCCCGTGCCGCGATCATCACCCGCACCAACAAAGCCTGCAACGAGGTCTGCAACCTTCTCAAAACCGGCCGGCCTGGCGAAGGCAAACCGGTCCCGTTCATGCTGGCGGACGAATTCCGCCTTTTTAAGCGCGCCGAAAGCAAAGACGCGCTCGCCTGCCTGTCGGTCATTGCGAACCCGCGTGACAGCGAAAGCCTCAAGCGGATACTTGTCCGTCTGCTGCCGGGCGTCGGCGCCGCAACGGTAAACGCGGTTATCTCCCGCTACAAGGAGGGGCTCGGCGTGGCGCTGGCCGATTTCGTCGATCCGCGCACCCAGCGCACCGGGGATTTCTTCGCGCCGCTCATCGAAGCGCTCGACGCAGGGAAGGTCGTCGTATTCGACGTGGAGTCGACCGGCACCGACGTGTATGCGGATGATATCGTCCAGATGGCGGCGGTGCGCCTCGCGCCGGACGGTGCGGTCGCGGCGCGGTTCGAGCGCTACCTGCGCCCCTCCCGGCCGGTGGGGGAATCCGAACGGGTGCACGGCTTCTCGGACGCCTTTCTGGCAGAACGCGGCGACGACCCCGCCGACGCGCTTGGGGCCTTTCTCGACTTTACCGACGGCTGTGTGATCGTCGGGCATAACGTAGGTTTCGACATGGCGATCACCCAAAATAACCTGCGCCGCCGCGCGGTAAGACGGCCGTTCGCAAACGTCTGGTACGATACCCTCGACCTTTCGCGGCGGTTTCTCAAGGATCTGCCCGACCATAAGCTCGCAACCGTGTCGGCGGCGCTCGGCGCGGCGCACGACCCCACGCACGATGCGATGGATGACATTCTCGCCACCGCCGATGTGCTGACCGCGCTTATATTGCGTTATCTCATCCCGCGCACTGAGGCCCGCCGCGCCTGCTACGCGCAGTACATCGGCCGCTTCGCACAGGCTTTCGCCATCTTCCGGGAGGTAGCGGAAAAACTGGACGGCCTGGACCTGCCCGGGCTTTTTTTCCTGGTGCGGGAACGTTTCGGTCTTGACAAAGCCTATGCCGACGACCCAGAAAAACGATCGAGCCTCGAACTGCTCGCTGACTACGCCGCCGACTGTGTTCAACCCGGCGTACCGCTGCCGCAGCAGATCGCAAACCTGCTGGAACTGTCGGCGCTCACCGCCGGGGAGCTGAGTCAGCGTTCCCGCACCGGAAACAAGGTTCCGGTCATCACCGCACATCAGTCGAAGGGCTGCGAATTTGACTACGTCTTTTTGCCAGTGCTGCAGGAAGGGGTATTCCCCACCTTCCAGGCAGTGCGTTCGGGCGATGTAACCGAGGAAAAGCGGGTGTTCTACGTCTCGATCACCCGCGCAAAAAGGAAGCTGTTCCTCTCCTATGCCCGTTATGGGTTGGGCAATTCCCCCGCAAAGCCAAGCCGGTTTTTGGAGATGCTGGGATAG
- a CDS encoding DUF523 domain-containing protein: MNLDYIQNNAVTVNGFVYRPAVVPVDYCGTIVYNAALHLIDGTPVNHSSLELAETDGEDARFAGTVALMQRSVDAAGLRPRCDYLDAALTKAYRELCGLPQPSVAVSGCLAGECCRYDGGANLVAAVQKLVEAGEAVPICPEAQAGLPTPRTPCERRGGAVLSHDGDDLTKAFARGAKLALKTVRIFDVHRAILKEKSPSCGSHLVYDGTFSGKVIPGEGLTAALLREAAVEIQTEEDFR, translated from the coding sequence ATGAATCTTGACTATATCCAAAACAACGCTGTGACCGTGAACGGATTCGTCTACCGCCCGGCCGTCGTTCCAGTCGATTACTGCGGCACAATCGTCTATAACGCCGCGCTGCACCTCATCGACGGCACCCCGGTCAACCACAGCTCGCTCGAGCTTGCCGAAACCGACGGTGAGGACGCGCGTTTCGCCGGCACGGTCGCGCTGATGCAGCGCAGCGTCGACGCGGCCGGCCTGCGCCCGCGCTGCGACTATCTCGACGCGGCGCTCACAAAAGCCTACCGGGAGCTCTGCGGCCTGCCGCAGCCATCGGTCGCGGTGAGCGGCTGCCTCGCCGGAGAATGCTGCCGCTACGACGGCGGAGCAAACCTTGTGGCCGCCGTTCAAAAGCTTGTCGAAGCCGGAGAAGCGGTCCCCATCTGCCCCGAAGCGCAGGCCGGGCTTCCCACGCCGCGCACCCCCTGCGAGCGGCGCGGAGGGGCGGTCCTTTCCCACGACGGCGACGACCTGACCAAGGCTTTCGCGCGCGGCGCGAAACTTGCCCTGAAAACCGTACGGATTTTCGATGTCCACCGGGCAATCCTCAAGGAAAAAAGCCCCTCCTGCGGCTCCCATCTGGTTTATGACGGAACCTTCTCCGGAAAAGTGATCCCCGGCGAGGGCCTTACGGCCGCGTTGCTGCGCGAAGCGGCCGTGGAAATACAAACCGAGGAGGATTTCCGATGA
- a CDS encoding ABC transporter permease, which translates to MDLFIKFLVAAVLAGTPLLFGTVGEIVSEKVGHLNLGVEGMMSIGACAGFMAGYYSDSFTVALLAAFAAGVLSALIYAVLTVTFMANQNVTGLTLTIFGVGLANFLGLYALGFSETGTLKLPDGITANMRSVHIPGLSDLPVVGELFFSYNPFVYLGIVIALIMGFYLSRTKTGLNVSAIGENPAAADAAGIKVIQWKYLNILLGGGICGIGGAYCSMIINGGVWISDNVGGLGWISVALVIFAGWKPAYAIGGSFVFGALRVLKYYMPKSVIDIPVAFYDMLPFIITALVLIVSSMNKSKGVNIPAYLGNNYYREER; encoded by the coding sequence ATGGATCTGTTCATCAAATTTCTGGTCGCGGCGGTGCTCGCCGGGACGCCGCTCCTCTTTGGCACGGTCGGCGAGATCGTTTCCGAAAAGGTCGGCCATCTGAATCTCGGCGTCGAAGGCATGATGTCGATCGGCGCCTGCGCGGGCTTCATGGCCGGTTATTACAGCGACAGCTTCACGGTCGCGCTGCTTGCCGCTTTTGCCGCCGGCGTGCTTTCGGCCCTCATCTATGCCGTTCTGACAGTCACCTTTATGGCCAATCAGAACGTCACCGGGCTTACGCTCACCATCTTTGGCGTGGGGCTTGCAAACTTTTTGGGGCTCTATGCCCTTGGTTTCTCCGAAACCGGCACCCTCAAGCTCCCCGATGGGATCACGGCAAACATGCGCAGCGTCCATATCCCGGGACTCAGCGATCTGCCGGTTGTGGGCGAGCTGTTCTTCTCGTATAACCCGTTCGTCTATCTCGGCATCGTCATTGCGCTCATTATGGGCTTTTACCTTTCACGCACCAAAACCGGCCTCAATGTTTCGGCCATCGGGGAAAATCCTGCCGCGGCCGACGCGGCAGGCATCAAGGTCATCCAATGGAAATACCTGAACATCCTGCTGGGCGGCGGTATCTGCGGCATCGGCGGCGCGTACTGCTCGATGATCATCAACGGCGGCGTCTGGATCAGCGACAATGTCGGCGGGCTTGGCTGGATTTCGGTCGCGCTGGTCATCTTCGCGGGTTGGAAACCGGCCTATGCGATCGGCGGGTCATTTGTATTCGGCGCGCTTCGGGTGCTCAAGTATTATATGCCCAAGAGCGTCATTGACATCCCGGTCGCCTTCTATGACATGCTCCCGTTTATTATCACCGCGCTGGTGCTGATCGTTTCTTCGATGAACAAATCGAAGGGTGTCAATATCCCGGCCTACCTCGGCAACAACTACTACCGCGAAGAAAGGTAG
- a CDS encoding ABC transporter permease translates to MNQEKTIREPFLRVVKRAERSPRQVMLLRAEALVLSIIAGGVFILMLGHNPFEIYGTILSGAFRSKMAIQATVKIMIPLLISSLGVTLAFKMRFWNIGAEGQIIAGAICASYFALFHSGWNHWVLILVMFAAGVIGGGLWGLIPAIFKVKWGTNETLFTLMLNYIALHMVNFLRDGPWKDPGSQGFPKIARFDANAALDKVLGVQFGWIIALVLVALVYIYLKYTKQGYEISVVGESNHTAQYAGMKVKTIMLRTMFLSGAVAGVAGMVQATGSDITLTNAVAGGVGFTAIIVAWLGQLNPISITIISFLFSVLEKGSSVIQSTYGLSIDCADVLQAVILFFVLGCEFFIRYNFVMRKKGGAS, encoded by the coding sequence ATGAACCAGGAAAAAACGATCCGCGAGCCATTTCTGCGGGTGGTCAAGCGCGCTGAACGTTCTCCGCGGCAGGTCATGCTGCTGCGCGCCGAAGCGCTGGTGCTGTCAATCATCGCGGGCGGCGTGTTCATCCTGATGCTCGGCCACAATCCGTTTGAAATCTACGGAACCATCCTTTCGGGGGCCTTCCGTTCCAAGATGGCCATTCAGGCCACCGTCAAGATCATGATCCCGCTGCTCATCTCGTCGCTTGGCGTAACGCTGGCGTTCAAAATGCGCTTTTGGAATATCGGCGCCGAGGGGCAGATCATCGCCGGCGCGATCTGCGCGTCCTATTTCGCCCTCTTCCACAGCGGCTGGAACCATTGGGTGCTGATCCTTGTGATGTTCGCGGCCGGTGTCATCGGCGGCGGGCTCTGGGGACTCATTCCCGCGATCTTCAAGGTGAAGTGGGGCACCAACGAAACCCTGTTTACCCTGATGCTCAACTATATCGCATTACATATGGTCAACTTCCTGCGCGACGGTCCGTGGAAGGACCCCGGCTCGCAGGGCTTCCCAAAGATCGCGCGGTTCGACGCGAACGCCGCGCTCGACAAGGTGCTGGGCGTGCAGTTCGGCTGGATCATCGCGCTGGTGCTGGTTGCGCTGGTTTACATCTATCTAAAGTATACCAAGCAGGGCTATGAGATCAGCGTCGTTGGGGAAAGCAACCACACCGCCCAGTACGCTGGGATGAAGGTTAAAACGATCATGCTGCGCACGATGTTCCTTTCGGGCGCAGTCGCGGGCGTCGCCGGCATGGTACAGGCCACCGGCAGCGACATCACCCTGACCAACGCGGTGGCGGGCGGGGTCGGCTTCACCGCGATCATCGTGGCCTGGCTCGGACAGCTCAACCCCATTTCAATCACCATCATCTCGTTTCTTTTCTCGGTGCTCGAAAAAGGCAGCAGCGTCATCCAGTCCACCTATGGGCTTTCGATCGACTGCGCCGATGTGCTGCAGGCGGTCATCCTGTTTTTCGTGCTCGGATGTGAATTCTTTATCCGGTATAACTTTGTGATGCGCAAAAAAGGAGGGGCGTCTTAA
- a CDS encoding ABC transporter ATP-binding protein: protein MSQTANETYAIECKQITKTFGSVVANDKIDLKVRYGEILALLGENGSGKTTLMNMLSGIYHPDSGSIAIAGREVAINSPVDAMNLGIGMIHQHFKLVDVFSAMDNIVLGTKEKKIPPKVLKERILEISRSVGLEIDPEKRVYEMSVSEKQTVEILKVLYRNAQILILDEPTAVLTPQETEKLFAILRRMREQGCAIIIITHKLQEVLELSDRVTILWKGKSMDTVNTAETDARKLTELMVGRPISLSISRPDPVDPQTVMEIKDLQVKKPDGSRAIDKISFAVRTGEILGVAGVAGSGQKELCETIAGLISAESGHITFKGEEILGKTPAEIIKLGIRMGFVPEDRLGMGLVASMGMVDNMLLKSYQNSSGPFVDRGPARALAEKLVEDLEIVTPGVDTPVRLLSGGNVQKVLIGREIESNPAMLVTAYPVRGLDINSSYTIYDLLNEQKKNGVAVVFVGEDLDVLLELSDRILVLCHGRITGLVDARTATKEQIGLLMTDSHTDSGEVSA, encoded by the coding sequence GTGTCACAGACTGCAAATGAAACCTACGCGATCGAATGCAAGCAGATCACGAAAACCTTCGGCAGCGTGGTGGCCAATGACAAAATCGACCTGAAGGTCCGTTATGGGGAGATCCTTGCCCTGCTTGGGGAAAACGGCTCGGGCAAAACGACCCTCATGAATATGCTGTCCGGTATTTACCATCCGGACAGCGGGTCGATCGCAATCGCGGGGCGCGAGGTGGCGATCAATTCGCCGGTCGACGCCATGAATCTCGGCATCGGCATGATTCATCAGCATTTTAAGCTGGTGGATGTCTTTTCCGCGATGGACAACATCGTGCTCGGCACCAAGGAAAAGAAGATCCCGCCCAAGGTCCTGAAAGAGCGGATTCTTGAAATCAGCCGTTCGGTTGGGCTGGAGATCGATCCGGAGAAGCGGGTCTATGAGATGAGCGTCAGTGAAAAGCAGACGGTCGAGATCCTCAAGGTGCTCTACCGCAACGCCCAGATCCTGATTCTGGACGAACCCACGGCCGTGCTCACCCCGCAGGAGACCGAAAAACTTTTCGCCATCCTGCGCAGGATGCGTGAACAGGGCTGTGCGATCATCATCATCACCCATAAGCTCCAGGAGGTGCTGGAGCTTAGCGACCGGGTGACCATCCTCTGGAAGGGAAAAAGCATGGACACGGTGAATACCGCTGAAACCGACGCCCGAAAGCTCACTGAGCTGATGGTCGGGCGCCCGATCAGCCTTTCGATCAGCCGGCCGGACCCCGTTGACCCCCAGACGGTCATGGAAATCAAGGATCTGCAGGTTAAAAAGCCGGACGGCTCCCGCGCCATCGACAAGATCTCCTTTGCGGTGCGCACCGGGGAAATTCTCGGCGTGGCAGGCGTGGCAGGCAGCGGACAGAAAGAGCTTTGCGAGACGATCGCCGGGCTCATCAGCGCCGAGAGCGGGCACATCACCTTCAAAGGTGAGGAGATTCTCGGTAAAACACCGGCCGAAATCATCAAGCTTGGCATCCGCATGGGCTTTGTTCCGGAGGACCGGCTTGGGATGGGGCTGGTCGCCTCGATGGGCATGGTGGACAACATGCTCTTAAAATCCTATCAGAACAGCTCCGGCCCGTTTGTCGACCGGGGGCCCGCCCGGGCGCTCGCCGAAAAACTGGTGGAGGATCTCGAGATCGTTACGCCGGGCGTGGATACGCCTGTGCGCCTGCTTTCCGGTGGAAACGTCCAGAAGGTGTTGATCGGCCGCGAGATCGAATCGAACCCCGCCATGCTGGTCACCGCCTACCCGGTGCGCGGGCTTGATATCAACTCGAGCTACACGATTTATGACCTGCTCAACGAGCAGAAGAAAAACGGCGTGGCTGTGGTGTTCGTGGGCGAAGACCTCGACGTGCTGCTCGAGCTTTCCGACCGGATCCTGGTGCTCTGCCATGGCCGGATCACTGGGCTTGTGGACGCGCGCACCGCGACCAAGGAACAGATCGGCCTTTTGATGACCGATTCCCACACCGATTCTGGGGAGGTGAGCGCATGA
- a CDS encoding BMP family ABC transporter substrate-binding protein, with the protein MNKKILALLMAFAMIFATACGSSTAPASSAAPASSAAPASSAPADASEPASSEAAEAPAQGLYPPVAKEDLKVGVIHITDPAEGSGYTYTHDQGIVGMQQKLGLSDDQIVRKNNVNDQDASAIETAILECIEEGCQVIFATSWGYMDTCEAIAAEYPEVIISHGTGYKSNGANFNNYFGRIYQSRYLTGIAAGLKTKTNKIGYVAAQNKENAEVTGGCDAFAMGVASVNPDAEVYVKVTGSWFDPEGEKQAAEALIAEGCDVIGQHCDTPNPALAAEEKGVWAVGYNSDMSKDAPKAVLTSTMWDWSAYYTKAVEDVINGTWDGSNYFGGMADGLVTMAPLSDLCEEGTQEKVDEAEAKILSGEWDVFTGPIEDNEGNVVCAEGEKLSDADITGGIHWYYKNVVLK; encoded by the coding sequence ATGAACAAAAAGATTTTGGCTCTGCTGATGGCATTCGCGATGATCTTCGCGACCGCCTGCGGCAGCTCCACCGCCCCCGCGAGCAGCGCTGCTCCGGCGTCTTCCGCCGCCCCGGCATCGTCCGCTCCGGCCGATGCTTCCGAACCCGCGTCATCCGAAGCTGCTGAAGCGCCGGCCCAGGGTCTTTACCCGCCCGTCGCCAAAGAGGACCTGAAGGTCGGCGTCATCCACATCACCGACCCGGCGGAAGGTTCCGGCTACACTTACACCCATGACCAGGGCATTGTCGGCATGCAGCAGAAGCTCGGCCTTTCCGACGACCAGATCGTCCGCAAGAACAATGTCAACGACCAGGATGCCTCCGCGATCGAAACCGCGATCCTCGAGTGCATTGAGGAAGGCTGCCAGGTCATCTTTGCGACCAGCTGGGGCTACATGGACACCTGCGAAGCGATTGCCGCCGAGTATCCGGAGGTCATCATCTCGCACGGCACCGGCTACAAGTCGAACGGCGCGAATTTCAACAACTACTTCGGCCGCATCTATCAGTCCCGTTACCTGACCGGCATCGCGGCGGGCCTCAAGACCAAGACCAACAAGATCGGCTACGTCGCCGCGCAGAACAAGGAAAACGCGGAAGTCACCGGAGGATGCGATGCGTTCGCGATGGGCGTTGCCTCGGTCAACCCGGACGCGGAAGTTTACGTGAAGGTCACCGGCAGCTGGTTTGATCCGGAAGGCGAAAAACAGGCTGCTGAAGCGCTGATCGCCGAAGGCTGCGACGTCATCGGCCAGCACTGCGACACTCCGAACCCGGCGCTTGCCGCTGAAGAAAAAGGCGTTTGGGCGGTCGGCTATAACTCCGATATGAGTAAGGACGCCCCGAAAGCGGTCCTGACCTCCACCATGTGGGATTGGTCGGCTTACTACACCAAGGCTGTCGAAGATGTCATCAACGGCACCTGGGACGGCAGCAACTACTTCGGTGGCATGGCGGACGGCCTTGTCACCATGGCTCCGCTTTCCGACCTCTGTGAGGAAGGCACCCAGGAGAAGGTTGACGAAGCCGAAGCCAAGATCCTGTCCGGCGAATGGGACGTCTTCACCGGCCCGATCGAGGACAACGAAGGCAACGTCGTCTGCGCGGAAGGCGAGAAGCTTTCCGACGCCGATATCACCGGCGGAATCCACTGGTACTACAAGAACGTCGTCCTGAAATAA
- a CDS encoding xanthine phosphoribosyltransferase: MELLKQRILKDGHVKAGNVLKVDSFLNHQMDISLFMEIGKEFKRLFGDCGVTKILTIEASGIGIACVTAQFFDVPVVFAKKSQSKNIDGEVFTSRVESFTHGRVYDIIVSKKFLTPSDRVLIIDDFLAKGSALQGLCKLVIDSGAALVGAGIVIEKGFQEGGKLIRSQGVRVESLAIVDGMDDQTGKILFRN, from the coding sequence ATGGAACTGCTGAAACAACGGATCCTCAAAGACGGGCATGTCAAGGCCGGGAATGTCCTCAAGGTGGACAGTTTCCTGAATCATCAGATGGATATTTCCCTGTTTATGGAGATCGGCAAAGAATTTAAAAGGCTATTCGGCGACTGCGGTGTGACCAAAATCCTAACCATAGAAGCATCTGGGATCGGGATTGCGTGTGTAACAGCGCAGTTTTTTGACGTGCCCGTGGTTTTCGCGAAGAAATCCCAGAGCAAAAACATCGACGGTGAAGTCTTCACCTCCCGCGTTGAATCCTTCACCCATGGGCGGGTTTACGACATCATCGTCTCAAAAAAATTCCTCACCCCCAGCGACCGGGTTCTCATTATCGACGATTTTCTCGCCAAGGGCAGCGCCCTGCAGGGACTCTGCAAACTGGTGATCGATTCCGGCGCCGCGCTCGTCGGCGCGGGCATCGTGATCGAAAAGGGCTTCCAGGAGGGCGGAAAGTTGATCCGTTCACAGGGCGTGCGGGTTGAATCGCTCGCCATTGTCGACGGGATGGACGATCAGACCGGCAAAATCCTTTTCCGCAACTGA
- a CDS encoding helix-turn-helix domain-containing protein, whose amino-acid sequence MNDQIKQIAERIKELRSILEVDVATLAKQVNVSVEEYEKYENAEADIPIGVIYGVADVLNVDPTVLLTGEAPRMEDYTIVRAGKGISVERYKGYKFASLAFNYIGRTFDPMLVDLLPMEKGPELVVHGGQEFNYVLEGTVQLVIGSKEFLLGPGDSAFFNPMTPHGQRAVGGPVKFLTIINE is encoded by the coding sequence ATGAACGACCAGATTAAACAGATTGCCGAACGAATCAAAGAGCTGCGCAGCATCCTTGAAGTGGATGTAGCGACGCTTGCCAAGCAGGTGAACGTATCTGTAGAAGAGTATGAAAAATACGAAAACGCCGAAGCCGACATTCCCATAGGAGTCATTTATGGTGTAGCGGACGTACTGAACGTCGATCCTACCGTGCTCCTCACGGGCGAAGCGCCCCGTATGGAGGATTATACCATTGTGCGCGCCGGCAAGGGCATTTCGGTCGAGCGCTACAAGGGCTACAAATTTGCTTCGCTTGCATTCAACTATATCGGACGCACCTTCGACCCGATGCTCGTCGACCTTCTGCCGATGGAGAAGGGCCCGGAGCTGGTCGTCCACGGCGGACAGGAATTCAACTATGTATTGGAAGGCACCGTACAGCTCGTCATCGGCAGCAAGGAGTTTCTCCTTGGTCCTGGCGACAGCGCGTTCTTCAACCCCATGACCCCGCACGGACAGCGCGCGGTAGGCGGCCCTGTAAAGTTCCTCACCATCATCAACGAGTGA